GGGCCACCAGCATCACCGCGGCGATCGGCACCGACAGGATGCTGGCCCACCGATTGGTGAAGTGGGCGATGAGGTTCGTTCCGATCAGAACGACGACAACGACCGCCACATCCACGTAGGCGTGCAGTCGGTGACCGGGGGAGACCGGCGCGACCGCGCCGTTATCGTTTCGAGACATCGCGGCCAGTCTACGAGCGGATCCTTGGAAAGCGCTTCGAATGTGGTCAACCCCGCTGCCCGCGCAGGTCAGCGCCCGTGGGTCCAGCCCTCGTGATCGTCCCAGGCTTGCAGGGTGCGCCCGGTTTCGAACCGCCGCGGCGCGCCGGTGATCGGATCGGTGAATTCCAGCACCGCCGCCAGCAACTGCAACGGCCGCGTGTAGTCGTCGACGGGCTTGTCGGTGAGCTCGGGATAGAAGTCGTCGCCCAGGATCGGGATGCCGAGGCTGTTCATGTGCAGTCGCAGCTGATGGGTGCGCCCGGTGCGCGGCGAGAGCCGGTAGCGGCCCAGCCCGTCGCGTTGCTCGACCAGTTCGACCAGGGTCTCGGCATTGGGTTCGCCCTCGGTCTCGAAGGCGCGCAACACCTGTCGCTCCTTGACGATCCGGCTGACGATCGTGCGCGGCAACCGCAGCGCCGGATCCACCCGCGCGATGGCCTCGTACTCCTTGCGGACGAGGCGTTCGTGGAACATGGTCTGATACGCCCCGCGCCGCGCCGGATTCACGATGAACAGCACCAGCCCGGCGGTGACCCGGTCGAGTCGATGCGCCGGAACCAGGTCGGGCAGATCCAGTTCGCGGCGCAGCTTCACCAGCGCGGTCTGCAGGATGTGCTGCCCGCGCGGGATGGTCGCGAGGAAATGCGGCTTGTCCACGACCAGGATGTCCGCGTCGCGGTGCACGATGCCGATCGGGAACGGGACCTCGGTCTCCTCGGGCAGATCCCGGTGAAACCACACCGCACCGCCGGGCGCGTACGGCGTGTCGAGGGCGATCGGTCCGTCCAGGTCCACGATGCCGCCCTCGCGCAGCAGTTCGTCGATGCGTTCGGGGCGAACCCGCGGCAATCGCTCGACCAGGTGGTCGCGAATGGTCGTCCAGTCGCCGGTTTCGGGCAGTCGCAACCGGGCCGGATCCAGTCCGTGCCGCTTGGGTAGCGGGGGTTGCTGACGGCGTCTCACTCGCCAAACCCTAGTCCCCGGGTTTGCGCCGACCAGGGGGTACGGTTGGCCCACGCCTGGAATGTCCGGGTTCCCAATGAACGATCGGGGGTCTCGTGTATCCGAATGACCAACAGCCGCAGGGTGTGCCGGGCCAGCCGGACCCGAACCAGCCGTACTACCCGCAGGCGGGTCAGCCGGACCCGAGCTATCCCCAGTACCCGCAGCCCGGCCAGTACCCGCAGCCGGGTCAGCCGGATCCGAATCAGGGTTACTACCCGCAAGATCAGCCTTATTACGCGCAGCCCGGTCAGCTGGGGTATCCGCCCGCCTATCCGCCGGGATACGGGGTGCCGGGCCCGCCGCAGGGCACGAACGGTTTCGCCATCGCGTCGCTGATCCTGGGCATCTTCGGCGTGTGCCTGTTGTCGATCCCGTTCGGTTTCATCGCGCTGAACCAGATCAAGACGCGCAATCAGGGCGGTCGTGGACTGGCCATCGCGGGTCTGATCCTGTCGGGTGTGTGGGCGCTGGTCGTGGTCCTCCTCTTCGCCATCGGGCTGGCGACCGACTCGAGCAACTCGGCCTCGCAGGACAATGTGACGCGCACGTCCGCGCTGCCGGATTCGCCGACCTCCATCTCCGTCGACGATGTGAAGACCGGCGACTGCCTGCAGACGGTGGAGGAGAACAACCACATTCGCAAGGTGACGGTCCTGCCCTGCGATTCCCCGCACGATGCCGAGGTCATCACCCAGGTGCATCTGCCCGGCAGCTGGCCGGGTTCGCTGGACGCCTCCTTCGGCAAGGCCAACGACGCCTGCACGGACGCGATCGACAAGGCGCTGTCGAGCAGCTCGATGTACGACCAGCTGGAGACCTTCATCCTCTACCCGGCCAACGAGACGCAGTGGAACAAATTCAACGGCCGGGTCACCTGCATGGTCCACGACGCCAGCGGAAAGAAGCTGACCGCCAAGGTGCCGCGCTGAGCCGGTAGCGGCCGGGTGTGGTGGCCGAACGAAAGTTAGCCTAACCTATCTTCTCGGCGGCGCTCGCGGGAGCGCCGGACCGACGACGGTGGGAGGCGGACTGATGACGGTCGAGGCGAAAGCCCGGCGCGAGCGAGAACGGCAGGCGCGCAAGGAGATCCTGGCGCCGGTGGCCACCACGTTGTCGGTGGCCGGTCTGATCTACGCGGTGGCCTCGGTGTGCGCGGTGGTCCCGTTCCTGCTGATCGTGTCCGCGTGCCGGGAACTGCTGGGCACGCCGGTCGACACCGACCGGGTGTGGCGGCTGCTGCTGATCGCGGTGCTGGTGCTGGTGGCCCGCGCGCTGCTGCAGGCCGCCGTGCTCACCTGGACCCACAGTGTGGACGCCGGCTACCAGCTCACCCTGCGCCGCCTGCTCGCCGCGAAGCTGACCCGGGTTCCGCTGGGCTGGTTCGGGATTCGCACCTCCTCGGAGGTGAAGAAGTATCTGCACGACGATGTGGAGGCGCTGCACTACCTGGTCGCGCACGCCCGGCTGGATTTCGTCGGCGGCGTCACGATTCCGCTGGTCACCCTGATCTACCTGTTCACCGTCGACTGGCGGCTGGCGCTGGCGCTGCTGGTGCCGCTGGTGATCTACGCGCTGTGCATGCGCGTGATGATGGACGAGGCCGGGCGCGAACGCATTCTGGCCTACAACCTGTCCGAGCAGCGCACCCGCGAGGCCACCGTCGAATTCGTCGACGGCATCCAGGTCGTGCGCGCCTTCGGCCGGGCGGGCAAGGCGCACAGCGACTTCCAGGACGCGGTCGAGCATCAGACCGAGAGCCTGCGGCGGTTCAAGATGCCCTACATCACCGTGCAGTCGATCTCCGACGCCGCGCTGTCGCCGGTGTTCGTCATGCTGCTGGTGGTGCTGGCGGGCCTGACCGGCGTCGGCGCGGGCTGGATCGAGCCGCTGGACGTCCTGCCGTTCCTGCTGGTCGGCCTGGGCCTGGGCAGCTCGCTCATGGGGCTGGGGTACGCCGGGCAGGCGCTGCGCACCGCCGGGGACGCGGCGCTGCGGTTGCACGAGTTGATGCAGACGCCCGAATTGTCTTCCCGCGCACCCGAATCCGGAGCGGAGCCGGGTGCGCCCGGCGCGGTGCGGTTCGACGGTGTCGTCTTCGGATATCGCGCCGATCACGACGTCCTGCGCGGCGTCGATCTGGAACTCGCGCCCGGCACCATCACCGCCCTGGTGGGCCCCAGCGGTTCGGGCAAGTCGACGCTGGCCAAGCTGCTGCCGCGCTTCTACGACGTGACGGCGGGCCGGATCACCATCGGCGGCCGCGACATTCGCGACTTCCCGACCGACGAGCTGTACAAGACCGTCGGCTTCGTCTTCCAGGACGTTCGCCTGATCCGCGGCAGCATCCGCGACAACCTGCTGCTGGGCCGCCCCGACGCCGACGACGCGGCGCTCGAGACGGCCGCCCGTGCCGCGCAGATTCACGAGCGCATCCTGGCCCTGCCGCGCGGCTACGACTCCGAGATCGGTGTCGACGCCACGCTCTCCGGTGGTGAGGCGCAACGGCTTTCGATCGCCCGCACCTTGCTCGCGGACACGCCGATCCTGGTGCTGGACGAGGCCACCGCCTTCGCGGATCCCGAATCGGAGGCCGCGGTGCAGGACGCGCTGGCCGCGCTGGTCGCCGGGCGCACCGTGCTGGTGATCGCGCACCGCCTGCACACCATCACCGGCGTGGATCGAATTCTGGTGCTGGACAACGGAGTACTGGCCGAACAGGGCGATCACGAATCGCTGCTGGCGGCCGGCGGGCTGTATCGCTCGCTGTGGGATCTCAACGAGGAGGCGCTGAACGTGGTGCTGGAGGGAAGCCGATGATTCGCAAGGTGTTCGCGCTGGTGCCAACGGAATTCGCGCCGCTGATCCCGCGCCTGTTGATCGCCGTCGTGGCACAGGCGCTGTGCCAGGCCGCCGCCTACGTGCTGCTGGTGCCGGTGCTGCAAGCGCTCTTCGACGGCGATACCGGCCGCGCCTGGCGGTGGGCGGCCGGGCTCGCGGTCGCGGTGGCCGGGGTGATCGGATTCGGCTACGCGCAGGCAGTTTTCGGGCTGCGGATCGGCGTCGGCATGCAGCGGGGTTTGCAGACCCGCCTGGGCGATCATCTCAACGCGCTGCCGCTGGGCTGGTTCGAGACCCGCAATGCCGGGGAGCTGGCCCGCCTGACCGTCGACGATGTGCGCGAGGTGCAGCGGCTGATCGCCTACCTGCTGGGCCCCCTCCTGTCCGGTGTGATCGTGCCGCTGGGCGTCGCGGT
This sequence is a window from Nocardia yunnanensis. Protein-coding genes within it:
- a CDS encoding RluA family pseudouridine synthase; amino-acid sequence: MRRRQQPPLPKRHGLDPARLRLPETGDWTTIRDHLVERLPRVRPERIDELLREGGIVDLDGPIALDTPYAPGGAVWFHRDLPEETEVPFPIGIVHRDADILVVDKPHFLATIPRGQHILQTALVKLRRELDLPDLVPAHRLDRVTAGLVLFIVNPARRGAYQTMFHERLVRKEYEAIARVDPALRLPRTIVSRIVKERQVLRAFETEGEPNAETLVELVEQRDGLGRYRLSPRTGRTHQLRLHMNSLGIPILGDDFYPELTDKPVDDYTRPLQLLAAVLEFTDPITGAPRRFETGRTLQAWDDHEGWTHGR
- a CDS encoding DUF4190 domain-containing protein, which codes for MYPNDQQPQGVPGQPDPNQPYYPQAGQPDPSYPQYPQPGQYPQPGQPDPNQGYYPQDQPYYAQPGQLGYPPAYPPGYGVPGPPQGTNGFAIASLILGIFGVCLLSIPFGFIALNQIKTRNQGGRGLAIAGLILSGVWALVVVLLFAIGLATDSSNSASQDNVTRTSALPDSPTSISVDDVKTGDCLQTVEENNHIRKVTVLPCDSPHDAEVITQVHLPGSWPGSLDASFGKANDACTDAIDKALSSSSMYDQLETFILYPANETQWNKFNGRVTCMVHDASGKKLTAKVPR
- a CDS encoding ABC transporter ATP-binding protein, which translates into the protein MTVEAKARRERERQARKEILAPVATTLSVAGLIYAVASVCAVVPFLLIVSACRELLGTPVDTDRVWRLLLIAVLVLVARALLQAAVLTWTHSVDAGYQLTLRRLLAAKLTRVPLGWFGIRTSSEVKKYLHDDVEALHYLVAHARLDFVGGVTIPLVTLIYLFTVDWRLALALLVPLVIYALCMRVMMDEAGRERILAYNLSEQRTREATVEFVDGIQVVRAFGRAGKAHSDFQDAVEHQTESLRRFKMPYITVQSISDAALSPVFVMLLVVLAGLTGVGAGWIEPLDVLPFLLVGLGLGSSLMGLGYAGQALRTAGDAALRLHELMQTPELSSRAPESGAEPGAPGAVRFDGVVFGYRADHDVLRGVDLELAPGTITALVGPSGSGKSTLAKLLPRFYDVTAGRITIGGRDIRDFPTDELYKTVGFVFQDVRLIRGSIRDNLLLGRPDADDAALETAARAAQIHERILALPRGYDSEIGVDATLSGGEAQRLSIARTLLADTPILVLDEATAFADPESEAAVQDALAALVAGRTVLVIAHRLHTITGVDRILVLDNGVLAEQGDHESLLAAGGLYRSLWDLNEEALNVVLEGSR